Proteins from a genomic interval of Clostridium sp. 'deep sea':
- a CDS encoding cell division protein ZapA translates to MGENRSISVNIYGHSYRLRSPQGENHISELATELNGRMHEIANITPELSTHQVAVLAALRILEELNELKDEYAKGFQLALFKDFKHQAVQETLGGLKKQK, encoded by the coding sequence ATGGGAGAAAATAGAAGCATATCTGTAAATATTTATGGGCATTCATATCGATTGCGAAGTCCTCAAGGTGAAAACCATATTAGTGAGCTTGCAACTGAATTAAATGGTAGAATGCACGAAATTGCTAATATTACTCCAGAGCTATCCACACATCAAGTTGCTGTACTTGCTGCTTTAAGAATACTAGAAGAACTAAATGAACTAAAAGATGAGTATGCAAAAGGCTTTCAATTAGCACTCTTTAAGGATTTTAAACATCAGGCGGTACAGGAAACATTGGGTGGACTAAAAAAGCAAAAATAG
- the pheT gene encoding phenylalanine--tRNA ligase subunit beta has translation MLISYNWLKEYVDIKIDAYDLAKRLTDAGVVVDNIYDQQAGFDFCVVGRLNEVVRHTNSDKLWLCQVDVGEETVQIVTGAQNVKQDQLVPVARVGANLPNGVKIKKSKLRGVDSFGMLISLEELGYDNKVMHQEEKEGIFILPNNIAQPGTPLSKVFDREDYLLELDLTPNRADCSSVVGLAYEVAALLGGEVKLPSYYVDKKDNNLAQELIKIAIEDSDLCCQYSARVIKDIKDGQSPFWMQNRLRHAGMRPISLIVDIANYVMIEHGQPLHTFDYHKIENQQIIVRRAKENEQITTLDEVQRKLNTNDLVIADDKQAVAIAGVMGGFNSEVTNETKTILLESACFTGPSIRRTSRSLGLASEASSRFSKGIEQSRVLHGLNRFAYLIEHLNAGTVVNGVVSDIKSVEQEVEILFNPQQASAVADANIPTEEMVAYFQKLGFSVKQQNSNLLVTIPTRRPDITTKIDLVEEVLRLRGYDKIGSTLPHIEESGKLPMPIKNRRLARTTLRGLGVSEVVALAFHGEEELNNLKLSKNDKLKSYIKISNPLSSNQSIMRTSMLPGLLQAAKYNLNRQQASVCISEIGRVFHKVEDRELPIENEMIGILAGGPIGEKEWHKKEVANYDFYSVKGIVECLFDAFKLTPKYERFTRPYLHPGRAAKISLGKNELGYLGELHPDVVEGLGIESDMKLIYAELNLHTINGFIKETIKYKQIAPYPAVERDMAIVLANSCEASTIIAIAKKAAGKLLENVNIFDIYQGKQIGEGNKSCAIKLRYRAKNRTLTTEEVNEAHTKVLKAMEEKLAAQLR, from the coding sequence ATGTTGATTTCATATAATTGGCTGAAAGAATATGTTGATATAAAGATAGATGCCTACGATTTAGCTAAGAGACTTACAGATGCAGGCGTTGTGGTAGATAACATCTATGACCAACAAGCAGGCTTTGATTTTTGTGTGGTAGGTAGGTTAAATGAAGTAGTGCGTCACACTAATTCAGATAAACTGTGGCTTTGTCAGGTTGATGTAGGAGAAGAAACCGTACAAATAGTGACTGGTGCCCAAAATGTAAAGCAAGATCAACTTGTACCAGTGGCAAGAGTGGGTGCTAACTTACCTAATGGAGTTAAAATAAAGAAATCTAAGCTAAGAGGCGTAGACTCATTTGGTATGTTAATTTCACTTGAAGAACTAGGTTATGATAACAAGGTAATGCATCAAGAAGAAAAAGAAGGTATATTTATTTTACCAAATAATATAGCACAACCTGGTACACCCTTAAGCAAAGTTTTTGATAGGGAAGATTATTTGTTAGAGCTTGACTTAACCCCAAATAGAGCAGACTGTAGCTCTGTCGTTGGTTTAGCATATGAGGTAGCTGCTCTTTTAGGAGGAGAAGTAAAGTTACCCTCATACTATGTAGATAAAAAAGATAATAATTTAGCTCAAGAATTAATTAAAATAGCTATTGAAGATAGTGATTTATGCTGTCAATATAGTGCCAGAGTTATTAAAGACATAAAAGATGGTCAGTCTCCATTTTGGATGCAAAATAGGCTAAGACATGCTGGCATGAGACCAATAAGTTTAATAGTTGACATAGCAAATTATGTTATGATTGAGCATGGTCAGCCTCTGCATACCTTTGATTATCATAAAATAGAAAATCAACAAATAATAGTACGTAGAGCTAAAGAAAATGAACAAATTACAACCCTAGATGAAGTACAAAGAAAGCTCAATACAAATGACTTAGTTATAGCTGATGATAAACAGGCTGTAGCAATAGCTGGTGTAATGGGTGGCTTTAATAGTGAAGTAACAAATGAAACAAAAACTATTCTACTTGAGTCTGCCTGTTTTACAGGACCTAGTATAAGAAGAACATCTCGTTCTTTAGGTTTAGCTAGTGAGGCTTCTTCAAGATTTAGTAAAGGAATTGAGCAAAGCCGTGTACTGCATGGTCTCAATCGTTTTGCTTATTTAATAGAGCATTTAAATGCTGGTACAGTTGTAAATGGAGTAGTCAGCGATATTAAAAGTGTTGAACAAGAGGTTGAAATACTCTTTAATCCACAACAAGCCTCAGCTGTAGCCGATGCTAATATACCAACTGAGGAAATGGTAGCTTATTTTCAAAAACTTGGCTTTTCAGTAAAGCAGCAAAATTCCAACTTGCTAGTAACTATTCCTACACGACGTCCGGATATAACAACTAAAATAGACCTAGTTGAAGAGGTTTTGAGACTACGTGGATATGATAAAATTGGTTCAACATTACCCCATATAGAGGAGTCTGGAAAGCTACCAATGCCAATAAAAAACAGGCGTTTAGCACGTACTACTCTTAGGGGACTTGGTGTTAGTGAAGTTGTAGCTTTGGCATTTCACGGTGAAGAAGAACTTAACAATTTAAAGTTGTCAAAAAACGATAAACTTAAAAGCTATATTAAAATTAGCAATCCCTTATCAAGTAATCAAAGCATAATGCGAACCTCTATGTTACCGGGTTTATTACAAGCCGCTAAATATAACTTAAATCGGCAGCAAGCCAGTGTGTGTATCTCTGAAATAGGAAGAGTATTTCATAAAGTAGAAGATAGGGAGTTACCTATTGAAAATGAAATGATTGGCATTTTGGCTGGTGGCCCAATTGGAGAAAAAGAATGGCATAAAAAAGAAGTAGCTAATTACGATTTTTATAGCGTGAAAGGAATTGTAGAGTGTTTATTTGATGCCTTTAAATTAACACCTAAATATGAAAGATTTACAAGACCTTATCTTCATCCTGGCAGAGCAGCTAAGATAAGTTTAGGTAAAAATGAACTAGGTTATCTTGGGGAGTTACATCCAGATGTAGTTGAGGGTTTAGGAATAGAATCGGATATGAAACTAATCTATGCAGAACTTAATTTGCATACTATAAATGGGTTTATTAAAGAAACAATTAAGTATAAACAAATAGCACCATATCCAGCAGTAGAAAGAGATATGGCTATAGTTTTAGCTAATAGCTGTGAAGCTAGCACAATAATTGCTATCGCTAAAAAAGCTGCTGGTAAATTGTTAGAGAATGTTAATATCTTTGATATTTACCAAGGAAAACAAATTGGCGAAGGCAATAAGTCATGCGCCATAAAATTGCGATACCGGGCTAAAAATAGAACTTTGACAACTGAAGAAGTAAATGAAGCACATACTAAAGTGCTTAAAGCGATGGAAGAAAAGCTGGCAGCTCAGTTAAGATAA